In one window of Photorhabdus laumondii subsp. laumondii DNA:
- the dksA gene encoding RNA polymerase-binding protein DksA — MQEGQKRKTSSLSILAIAGVEPYQEKPGEEYMNDAQLAHFKLILEAWRNQLRDEVDRTVSHMQDEAANFPDPVDRAAQEEEFSLELRNRDRERKLIKKIEKTLKKVEDDDFGFCESCGIEIGIRRLEARPTADLCIDCKTLAEIREKQMAG; from the coding sequence ATGCAAGAAGGGCAAAAACGTAAAACCTCGTCCTTAAGCATTCTCGCCATCGCTGGGGTAGAACCTTACCAAGAAAAGCCAGGTGAAGAATACATGAACGATGCCCAGTTGGCGCATTTCAAGCTAATTCTTGAAGCATGGCGCAATCAGCTCAGGGATGAAGTAGATCGTACTGTATCTCATATGCAAGATGAGGCAGCGAACTTCCCTGATCCAGTTGACCGTGCGGCGCAGGAAGAAGAATTCAGTCTTGAATTACGTAACCGCGATCGTGAACGTAAATTGATTAAGAAGATCGAGAAAACCCTGAAAAAAGTCGAAGATGACGATTTCGGTTTTTGTGAATCCTGTGGCATCGAGATCGGCATCCGTCGTTTGGAAGCCCGTCCAACCGCAGATTTGTGTATTGATTGTAAAACCCTAGCCGAAATCCGTGAAAAACAGATGGCTGGCTAA
- the sfsA gene encoding DNA/RNA nuclease SfsA, translated as MEFHPPLQSATLIRRYKRFLADVITPEGETLTIHCANTGAMTGCATPGDTVWYSTSDNPKRKYPNSWELTETPAGHWICVNTLRANDLVAEAIAQNAIPEFSEYKKISREVKYGEENSRIDLLLQAEQQVNCYIEVKSVTLLQENCGYFPDAVTTRGQKHLRELQHIAEQGQRAVLFFAVLHSGINQVAAAAHIDHNYSSLLEQAQNSGVEVICYQANMTGKGMVLGDKLTFLLK; from the coding sequence ATGGAATTCCATCCACCTTTACAATCTGCCACGCTAATTCGTCGTTATAAACGCTTCCTGGCTGATGTCATCACACCGGAAGGTGAAACACTGACTATCCACTGTGCCAATACAGGTGCCATGACCGGCTGTGCGACACCGGGAGATACGGTTTGGTATTCCACCTCCGATAATCCAAAACGTAAATACCCAAACAGTTGGGAATTGACAGAAACACCGGCTGGTCACTGGATTTGTGTCAATACGCTCAGAGCAAATGATTTAGTCGCCGAGGCTATTGCACAAAATGCCATTCCAGAATTTTCTGAATATAAAAAAATCAGCCGGGAAGTGAAATATGGCGAAGAGAACAGTCGGATAGATTTACTGTTACAAGCAGAACAGCAGGTTAATTGCTATATTGAAGTGAAATCAGTGACACTGCTCCAAGAAAATTGTGGCTATTTCCCAGATGCTGTCACGACCCGCGGACAGAAACACTTGCGGGAATTGCAGCACATAGCAGAACAAGGGCAAAGAGCTGTTTTATTTTTTGCTGTTCTGCATTCTGGGATCAATCAGGTCGCGGCGGCTGCACATATTGATCATAATTATTCATCTCTTTTGGAACAAGCGCAAAACTCTGGGGTCGAAGTTATCTGTTACCAGGCCAACATGACGGGAAAAGGGATGGTTTTAGGCGATAAGTTAACTTTTTTACTGAAATGA
- the cpmH gene encoding carbapenem biosynthesis protein CpmH: protein MKFFLFFFVFLSFFCHSGENESFRKKIQKKIDDKILLCLGETEWPVSINENSIWVNANMESLVDAGLVKLDFKRGKNKLWNLTKLGKKEFNKNGDFCYGRMMLKDILSITYINKKRGFIVFNYYVHLLPEWAKSKSIRFAYSYLDNIITGIDNEKYQIEFEKSDTGVIKIISDPVQLEILY, encoded by the coding sequence ATGAAATTTTTTTTATTTTTTTTTGTTTTTTTATCTTTTTTTTGTCATTCAGGAGAAAATGAATCTTTTAGAAAAAAAATACAAAAAAAAATTGACGATAAAATATTATTATGCCTAGGTGAAACTGAATGGCCAGTATCAATTAATGAAAATTCTATATGGGTTAATGCGAACATGGAATCTCTTGTTGATGCTGGATTAGTGAAATTGGATTTTAAAAGAGGAAAAAATAAATTATGGAACTTAACCAAGTTAGGAAAAAAAGAATTTAATAAAAATGGTGATTTTTGTTACGGTAGAATGATGTTAAAAGACATTCTAAGTATAACTTACATAAATAAAAAAAGAGGGTTTATAGTTTTTAACTACTATGTGCATTTATTACCTGAATGGGCTAAAAGCAAATCAATAAGATTCGCATATTCTTATCTAGATAATATTATTACAGGCATTGACAATGAAAAATATCAAATTGAATTTGAAAAATCTGACACTGGGGTTATTAAAATAATAAGTGATCCTGTTCAACTTGAAATTCTTTACTAA
- the cpmG gene encoding carbapenem biosynthesis protein CpmG, with translation MKNKFYLIFILLFSFEAFSHCGNKVNLKDGINLIDLNGDGKKDVIFYAKFENNTSHPSNTLTVFIKNKNGKFNIVPLPNDTGFTWFDFKLSASEIKIQDYELRVKNGVYYIIFFRKKNNDDDIFGEYPVEFIKYDIKYNNEVPGISNYYWDYTKSYLTKKKYKNVSDAMTEYNMECSL, from the coding sequence ATGAAAAATAAATTTTACCTTATTTTTATTTTACTTTTCTCGTTTGAGGCATTTTCTCATTGCGGAAATAAGGTAAATCTAAAGGATGGAATCAATCTTATAGATTTGAATGGTGATGGAAAAAAAGATGTAATTTTTTATGCCAAATTTGAAAACAATACATCTCATCCAAGTAACACATTAACTGTTTTTATAAAAAATAAAAATGGGAAATTTAATATAGTTCCACTCCCAAATGATACTGGTTTTACTTGGTTTGATTTTAAATTATCTGCTTCTGAAATAAAAATACAAGATTACGAGCTAAGGGTAAAAAATGGAGTTTATTATATTATTTTTTTTCGCAAAAAAAATAATGATGATGACATATTTGGAGAATACCCAGTAGAATTTATTAAATATGATATAAAATATAACAATGAAGTGCCTGGTATTTCAAATTATTATTGGGATTATACTAAATCCTATCTTACAAAGAAAAAATATAAAAATGTTAGTGATGCCATGACAGAATATAATATGGAGTGTAGTTTATGA
- the cpmF gene encoding carbapenem biosynthesis protein CpmF, whose amino-acid sequence MSSKAYSFDNMKLSFVEGGDFYVGSVFGAQNYESHSNVTLNSFYIMKNEVTYSEYKEVYEWAILNGYDFDDGCNGAHYEDCLPPEQEEGRHPVTSIKWLDTILFSNALSEKLKLTPVYFQKGNKTIRKKDKNLEIFINTNANGYRLPTLNEWHVAARGGKPALRLGRYGYYHSGSNDSKKVAWYPEFNTSNFGTQVVGKLSPNDLDLYDMSGNVSEWVYDSYELGTVKLYYFCGGSYLSHANSLSSCDNHSSGYIMPDVGFRLVRSYLNEK is encoded by the coding sequence ATGTCATCAAAAGCATATTCATTTGATAACATGAAACTCAGCTTTGTTGAAGGCGGTGATTTTTACGTTGGTAGTGTGTTTGGCGCTCAAAATTATGAATCTCATTCTAATGTTACATTAAATTCTTTTTATATCATGAAGAATGAAGTTACTTATTCAGAATATAAAGAGGTATATGAATGGGCTATATTAAATGGTTATGATTTTGATGATGGATGTAATGGGGCACATTATGAAGATTGCCTTCCTCCTGAGCAGGAAGAAGGCAGGCATCCTGTGACTAGTATTAAATGGTTAGATACCATTCTTTTTTCAAATGCATTAAGTGAGAAATTAAAACTCACTCCAGTATATTTTCAAAAAGGAAATAAAACTATTAGAAAAAAAGACAAAAACTTAGAGATCTTTATAAATACAAACGCTAATGGCTATCGTTTACCTACCTTAAATGAATGGCATGTTGCAGCAAGGGGCGGAAAGCCTGCCTTACGATTAGGAAGATATGGATACTATCACTCTGGAAGCAATGATTCTAAGAAGGTGGCATGGTATCCAGAGTTTAATACAAGTAATTTTGGAACACAGGTTGTAGGTAAATTATCTCCAAACGACTTAGATTTATACGATATGAGTGGAAATGTTTCTGAATGGGTCTATGATAGTTATGAACTTGGTACAGTTAAGTTGTACTATTTTTGTGGTGGAAGTTATCTTTCCCATGCAAACAGCTTATCCAGTTGTGATAACCATAGTTCAGGATATATTATGCCAGATGTTGGATTTAGATTAGTTAGGAGCTATTTAAATGAAAAATAA
- a CDS encoding carbapenam-3-carboxylate synthase domain-containing protein — protein sequence MKYGFDKNLNELTNEFQFDELSTGRILFRNTTNVSKFKSKRYTQWISRCIATARERIPGSIDNDVTGVSECSQQRGNLKDDGYICFYL from the coding sequence ATCAAATATGGTTTTGATAAAAATTTAAATGAATTAACAAATGAGTTTCAATTTGATGAGTTATCTACCGGAAGAATACTCTTCCGTAATACAACAAATGTATCTAAATTTAAAAGTAAAAGATATACCCAATGGATTTCAAGATGCATCGCGACGGCAAGGGAGCGAATCCCCGGGAGCATAGATAACGATGTGACTGGGGTGAGTGAGTGCAGCCAACAAAGAGGCAACTTGAAAGATGACGGGTATATTTGTTTTTATCTATAA
- the hrpB gene encoding ATP-dependent helicase HrpB, whose product MLQCRRLKVNFLWYGVFVSLLPVYEIVEPVLSALKNSQQVLLHAPAGAGKSTALPLEILKKAAFSGRIIMLEPRRIAARSVANRLAAQLNENIGQTVGYRMRSETKVSVTTRLEVVTEGILTRMLQQDPMLTGVSLVILDEFHERSLQADLALALLLDVQAGLRDDLRILIMSATLDNQRLCSLLPDAPVIISEGRSFPVTRHYCPLSAHQPFEQSIATVVLRLLQQEQGSVLLFLPGSGEIQRVFGLLSGRVAEDTDLCPLYGALSLAEQQKAIEPSPSGRRKVVLATNIAETSLTIEGIRLVIDSGLERTTRFEPKNGLTRLITQRISQASMTQRAGRAGRLEAGVCWHLFSQEQAERAVEHSEPEILNADLSSLWLSLLQWGCHDISQLHWLDIPPAAALAVAKSLLLQLGAISNSGQLTSRGSKMAESGSDPRLAAMLCAGLEQGADMLATAAMLTAILEEPPRDGQPDITYWVEQRQAHWLRRAKQLVRNMGDHFGEPVGGFAAMLLAQGFPDRIAKNRDKGGRFQLSNGLGTIIDDEETLSGESWLVAPSLLQNSRNPDARILLACPLDIERLIQQQPNLFSEQSVVEWDDNKGTLQAWKRLQCGSLTVKAQRLAKPSDEQLQQALLNWLRSEGLHELNWSPAAVQLCIRIQCAAKWLPEMLWPPVNNDALMASLDDWLMPFLTGVRDLKGLKQIDLLPALENLLDWQQQQCLDNELPIYYTVPTGSRIAIRYFSDKPPVLSVRIQEMYGEWQSPSLAKGRVTLVLELLSPAQRPLQITQDLAAFWQGSYREVQKEMKGRYPKHLWPDDPANTVPTRRTKKYS is encoded by the coding sequence ATGCTACAATGCAGGCGGTTGAAAGTTAACTTTCTTTGGTATGGAGTATTTGTGTCTTTATTGCCTGTATATGAGATCGTCGAACCTGTCCTGAGTGCGTTGAAAAATTCACAACAGGTCCTGCTTCATGCTCCGGCCGGTGCAGGGAAATCGACGGCTTTGCCATTGGAAATTTTGAAAAAAGCCGCTTTTTCCGGGCGTATCATAATGTTAGAACCACGGCGGATTGCCGCTCGCAGTGTTGCTAATCGCCTTGCCGCTCAACTGAATGAAAATATCGGACAGACCGTGGGTTACCGGATGCGTTCAGAAACAAAAGTGAGTGTAACTACTCGCCTTGAAGTGGTAACAGAAGGCATTTTAACCCGAATGTTACAGCAGGACCCTATGCTGACAGGGGTTTCTCTGGTGATTCTGGATGAATTCCATGAGCGCAGCTTGCAGGCTGATTTGGCGTTGGCATTGTTGCTGGATGTACAGGCAGGGCTGCGGGATGATCTGCGCATTTTGATCATGTCAGCGACGCTGGATAATCAGCGGCTCTGTTCTTTATTACCTGATGCACCAGTGATTATTTCAGAAGGGCGAAGCTTTCCTGTGACCAGACATTATTGTCCTTTGTCTGCTCACCAACCTTTTGAACAGAGTATCGCCACCGTTGTATTGCGGTTACTCCAACAGGAGCAAGGTTCTGTGCTGTTGTTTTTGCCGGGTAGCGGGGAAATTCAACGGGTGTTTGGACTGCTTAGCGGGAGAGTGGCTGAGGATACCGATTTGTGCCCGTTATACGGTGCGTTGTCATTGGCTGAGCAACAAAAAGCGATCGAACCTTCACCATCTGGACGCCGTAAAGTTGTTTTGGCGACTAATATTGCAGAAACCAGTTTAACGATTGAAGGTATTCGGTTGGTGATTGATAGTGGTCTTGAACGCACGACGCGTTTTGAACCCAAAAATGGTCTGACTCGCCTGATCACTCAACGTATCAGTCAAGCTTCTATGACACAACGAGCTGGTCGGGCAGGACGGTTAGAAGCCGGTGTGTGTTGGCATCTATTCAGCCAAGAACAGGCAGAAAGAGCGGTAGAGCATAGTGAGCCCGAAATTCTGAATGCTGATCTCAGTAGCTTATGGCTCTCCTTATTGCAGTGGGGGTGTCATGATATTTCTCAATTGCACTGGCTAGATATACCACCTGCGGCGGCTCTGGCGGTGGCTAAGTCGCTGTTATTACAGTTAGGTGCAATCAGTAACAGTGGTCAGTTAACGTCCAGAGGCAGTAAAATGGCGGAATCCGGTAGTGATCCGCGTCTGGCAGCGATGTTATGTGCGGGGTTGGAACAAGGGGCCGATATGCTGGCAACCGCCGCTATGCTGACCGCGATTCTGGAGGAGCCGCCCCGTGATGGTCAGCCGGACATCACTTATTGGGTTGAGCAGCGACAAGCTCATTGGTTACGGCGGGCAAAGCAGTTAGTTAGAAATATGGGTGATCATTTTGGTGAGCCAGTCGGTGGATTTGCTGCAATGCTATTAGCCCAAGGTTTCCCTGACAGAATAGCCAAAAATCGGGATAAGGGAGGGCGTTTTCAACTGTCGAACGGTCTGGGAACGATAATCGATGATGAAGAAACGTTATCTGGCGAATCGTGGCTGGTGGCTCCTTCATTATTACAAAACAGTAGAAATCCTGACGCGCGTATTTTGCTGGCTTGTCCTCTGGATATTGAACGACTGATACAGCAACAGCCGAATTTATTCAGTGAACAGAGTGTCGTTGAATGGGATGATAACAAAGGGACGTTGCAGGCTTGGAAGCGGCTGCAATGTGGCAGCCTGACAGTAAAAGCCCAACGATTGGCAAAGCCTTCCGATGAGCAATTACAACAGGCTCTGCTAAACTGGTTACGCAGTGAGGGATTACATGAGCTGAATTGGTCACCTGCGGCGGTTCAGTTGTGCATCCGTATCCAATGTGCGGCCAAATGGTTACCTGAAATGCTGTGGCCGCCAGTCAATAATGATGCATTAATGGCTTCTCTTGATGATTGGTTAATGCCGTTCCTTACTGGTGTGCGTGATTTGAAAGGGCTGAAACAGATTGATTTGTTGCCGGCACTGGAAAATTTGCTGGATTGGCAGCAACAACAGTGTCTGGATAATGAACTGCCTATTTATTACACTGTCCCTACCGGCAGTCGGATAGCAATCCGTTATTTCAGTGATAAACCACCGGTATTATCAGTTCGGATACAGGAAATGTATGGTGAGTGGCAAAGCCCATCTCTGGCAAAAGGGCGGGTAACACTGGTGCTTGAACTACTATCACCCGCCCAAAGGCCATTGCAGATCACACAGGATTTGGCTGCTTTTTGGCAAGGATCCTATCGTGAAGTGCAAAAAGAGATGAAAGGGCGTTATCCAAAACATTTATGGCCGGATGATCCGGCGAATACGGTACCGACTCGGCGGACAAAAAAATATTCGTAA
- the mrcB gene encoding bifunctional glycosyl transferase/transpeptidase, giving the protein MSGEDRQPIGRKGKKWVSRRKRSIKRRYLLDDDNGYEDEDYDDEEDQLMTKKGMYSRPPKKKWRWFWLLFKIFIIFAVLLAAYGVYLDAKIRDRIDGRVWELPAAVYGRMVNLEPGMNYSKKEMVHLLEGMQYRQVTKITRPGEFSVRGETIEMLRRPFDFPDSKEGQIHALLTFSDNRLAGIENLENQRQFGFFRLDPKLITMLQSPNGEQRLFVPRSGFPDLLVNTLLATEDRHFYQHDGIRILSIGRAALANLTAGRTVQGGSTLTQQLVRNLFLTNERTLVRKANEAYMAVLMDYRYSKDRILELYLNEVFLGQSGDGEIRGFPLASLYYFGRPVDELSLDQQALLVGMVKGASLYNPWRNPKLTLQRRNVVLKLLQNQQIIDEDLYKLLSARPLGVKPKGGVITPQPAFMQLVRKELQDKLGDRVNDLSGVKIFTTLDPVSQDAAENAVEEGIASLRKTRKIADLEGAMVIVDRISGEIRAMVGGSQPQYAGFNRAMMARRSIGSLAKPSTYLAALSEPDQFRLNTWLSDEPLAVKQPNSKVWEPRNYDRRFRGRVLLIDGLANSLNIPTVNLGLAVGLDHVSNTLIRLGVPEEVIQQVPAMLLGSLSLTPLEVAQEYQTMTSGGNRATLSALRSVIAEDGTVIYQSYPQAERAVPAQAAYLTLYGMQQVVANGTSRSLNAKFGRYNLAGKTGTTNDLRDSWFAGIDGKEVVIAWVGRDNNGPTNLTGATGALNVYRRYLENQTPLMLNNIPPEGIVDMAVNQDGSFSCSGSGWRTLPVWTYDPQSLCQQTAVSAPVQQQEEAPGWLREMFGQ; this is encoded by the coding sequence ATGTCTGGTGAAGATCGTCAACCAATCGGACGTAAAGGCAAAAAATGGGTATCCCGCCGTAAACGGTCAATAAAAAGACGGTATCTGTTGGATGATGATAATGGCTATGAAGATGAGGACTACGATGATGAAGAGGATCAACTCATGACAAAGAAAGGAATGTATTCCCGTCCACCTAAGAAAAAGTGGCGTTGGTTCTGGTTGTTATTCAAGATATTCATTATTTTTGCCGTATTATTGGCGGCTTATGGTGTCTATCTGGATGCCAAAATCCGCGATCGCATTGATGGGAGAGTCTGGGAATTACCTGCGGCGGTCTATGGCCGCATGGTCAATCTTGAACCGGGCATGAACTACAGTAAGAAAGAGATGGTACATCTGCTGGAAGGGATGCAGTATCGCCAGGTGACGAAAATTACCCGTCCCGGAGAGTTTTCTGTCAGAGGTGAAACCATTGAAATGTTGCGTCGTCCGTTTGATTTCCCAGACAGCAAAGAGGGGCAGATCCACGCTCTGCTAACTTTCAGTGATAACCGTTTGGCGGGGATCGAAAATCTGGAAAATCAGCGTCAGTTTGGGTTCTTCCGCCTTGATCCGAAGCTGATTACCATGTTGCAGTCTCCCAATGGGGAGCAGCGGCTATTTGTGCCGCGTTCTGGTTTCCCTGATTTACTGGTTAACACCTTGCTGGCGACGGAAGATCGCCATTTCTATCAACATGATGGCATCCGTATTCTTTCCATTGGGCGTGCAGCACTGGCTAACTTGACTGCCGGGCGCACGGTTCAGGGGGGAAGTACCCTGACGCAACAATTGGTGAGAAACCTGTTCCTGACCAATGAACGCACTTTGGTACGTAAAGCTAATGAAGCCTATATGGCTGTGCTGATGGATTATCGTTACAGCAAAGATCGGATTCTCGAACTGTATCTGAACGAAGTTTTTTTAGGCCAAAGTGGTGATGGGGAGATCCGAGGATTTCCGCTGGCGAGCCTCTACTATTTTGGTCGTCCCGTGGATGAATTGAGTTTGGATCAACAGGCGTTGCTGGTTGGTATGGTGAAAGGCGCTTCACTCTATAATCCGTGGCGCAATCCTAAACTCACTCTCCAGCGTCGTAATGTGGTGCTCAAGCTGTTACAAAACCAGCAAATTATTGATGAAGATCTTTATAAATTATTAAGTGCTCGTCCACTGGGGGTAAAACCGAAAGGTGGTGTTATTACCCCGCAACCGGCGTTTATGCAGCTCGTTCGTAAGGAGTTGCAGGACAAACTGGGGGATAGAGTGAATGATCTGTCCGGCGTGAAAATCTTCACTACTTTGGACCCAGTATCTCAAGATGCGGCTGAAAACGCAGTAGAAGAGGGGATTGCCAGTCTGAGAAAAACTCGCAAAATTGCTGACCTTGAAGGAGCAATGGTAATTGTCGATCGCATCAGTGGTGAAATCAGGGCGATGGTTGGTGGTTCTCAACCGCAGTATGCTGGATTTAACCGAGCAATGATGGCGCGTCGTTCAATTGGTTCACTGGCAAAACCTTCGACTTATTTGGCGGCATTGAGTGAGCCTGATCAATTTCGACTGAATACTTGGCTGTCGGATGAACCTCTTGCGGTAAAACAGCCGAACAGCAAGGTTTGGGAACCGAGAAATTATGACCGTCGTTTCCGTGGACGTGTCCTGTTGATAGATGGGCTGGCGAATTCATTGAATATTCCTACGGTGAATCTTGGATTGGCAGTTGGTCTTGATCATGTCAGCAACACATTGATCCGGCTTGGCGTACCGGAGGAAGTGATTCAACAGGTTCCAGCCATGTTACTGGGTTCTCTTAGCTTGACACCTTTAGAAGTGGCGCAGGAATACCAGACGATGACGAGTGGCGGCAATCGTGCGACGCTTTCCGCGTTACGTTCTGTCATCGCGGAGGATGGCACCGTGATATATCAGAGTTACCCACAGGCTGAACGGGCTGTACCGGCTCAGGCGGCTTATCTGACGCTATATGGTATGCAGCAGGTGGTGGCGAATGGAACTTCTCGTTCTCTGAATGCTAAGTTTGGTCGTTATAATCTGGCGGGTAAAACGGGCACTACCAATGATCTGCGTGATAGCTGGTTTGCCGGAATCGATGGTAAAGAAGTGGTGATCGCATGGGTTGGTCGCGATAACAACGGACCGACCAATCTGACAGGCGCTACAGGGGCGTTGAATGTATATCGCCGTTATCTGGAAAATCAGACGCCGCTGATGTTGAATAACATTCCACCGGAAGGCATTGTCGATATGGCGGTTAATCAGGATGGCAGCTTTAGCTGTAGTGGCAGTGGTTGGCGAACATTACCGGTTTGGACTTATGATCCACAGAGTTTGTGCCAACAAACAGCGGTATCAGCACCGGTTCAACAGCAAGAAGAAGCACCGGGCTGGTTGCGAGAGATGTTTGGCCAATAA
- a CDS encoding S-type pyocin domain-containing protein, whose product MAIGYFLLVGDKTTCGGQIITGDHTMTFNGRATAREGDKVTCGKHPGSYTIVGGVSDVFDMGRKLAGTLDSVSTCPCRARFINSEMDSYEKQEQPNNRATSPVNMATQNFSSPVEEARNVQPAPPVTKEPPIPVFAKSCLRGKGCTDAGTEAEPADNFGRVAIYQVPSSPTPVTPQKPEPPPQGEKQPSEPDKPQDKKLPWYKRWFRGGEDKAEAAAAAVAATARSAVAEGETLVMRYIGGGAISAGRWLAAPNPVTVGLMGLFYSPKLNEGEEDYLDPSRLRQIAEQYGKAPTRVRFRWIRDEKSGRMTVQGYHVSPEGGLDKVPVRMMTLNRTTGNYEFWEPGEYRPTILWTPNEQEFKVPAHTGNEEQPFIPSQITVLPIPEKVGSDIESLPMPEEKDFRDYILILPVPNMPPVYVYLSKPPVKPLEVGEYQDLAGRSRNDGLDIDHIPSKAALKLFLKNKLGKAATDKDIDKILNSGVSIAIPHRVHRGYSETYKGRNTKAKQVKDASDIRVAVDSNFDAQVPGLREEGYTDDQLNKAREELHQLNKEQGWYK is encoded by the coding sequence ATGGCAATAGGATATTTCTTGCTTGTTGGTGATAAGACAACCTGTGGCGGACAGATTATTACCGGTGACCACACCATGACATTTAATGGACGGGCAACCGCTCGTGAAGGAGATAAGGTCACCTGTGGCAAACATCCCGGTAGTTATACGATTGTCGGTGGTGTATCAGATGTGTTTGATATGGGACGTAAGTTGGCTGGCACATTGGACAGTGTGAGTACTTGCCCTTGTCGGGCTAGGTTTATCAATTCGGAGATGGACAGCTATGAGAAGCAGGAGCAACCCAATAATCGGGCTACATCCCCTGTTAATATGGCGACCCAAAATTTCTCGTCGCCGGTGGAGGAAGCGAGAAACGTTCAGCCCGCACCTCCTGTGACTAAAGAGCCTCCGATACCGGTGTTTGCGAAATCCTGCTTACGGGGTAAAGGTTGTACCGATGCCGGAACCGAAGCCGAACCGGCGGATAACTTCGGCAGAGTGGCGATATATCAGGTTCCGTCATCTCCCACTCCGGTGACGCCGCAAAAACCAGAACCGCCTCCGCAAGGTGAGAAACAGCCGTCTGAACCGGATAAACCGCAGGATAAAAAATTACCGTGGTATAAACGGTGGTTCCGTGGTGGTGAAGATAAAGCCGAAGCGGCTGCTGCTGCCGTGGCCGCCACTGCTCGTAGCGCGGTAGCGGAAGGGGAAACGCTGGTGATGCGTTACATTGGCGGCGGCGCTATCAGTGCAGGACGTTGGCTAGCGGCGCCGAATCCGGTGACAGTTGGATTAATGGGGCTGTTTTATTCACCTAAGCTGAATGAGGGTGAGGAGGATTACTTAGATCCGTCTCGCCTGAGACAGATAGCGGAACAGTACGGTAAAGCGCCAACTCGTGTACGTTTTCGCTGGATCAGAGATGAAAAAAGCGGCAGGATGACGGTTCAGGGATATCACGTCAGCCCGGAAGGCGGCTTGGATAAAGTACCGGTTCGCATGATGACGCTGAATCGGACCACCGGTAATTACGAGTTTTGGGAACCGGGGGAATACCGGCCGACGATTTTATGGACGCCGAACGAACAGGAATTCAAGGTGCCAGCCCATACCGGGAATGAAGAACAGCCGTTTATTCCGTCGCAAATAACCGTGTTGCCGATCCCGGAGAAAGTGGGCAGCGATATTGAATCGTTACCTATGCCGGAAGAGAAGGATTTTCGTGATTATATTCTGATCCTCCCTGTTCCTAATATGCCGCCGGTGTATGTGTATTTGAGTAAACCACCGGTGAAACCGTTGGAAGTGGGAGAATATCAGGATCTGGCTGGACGTAGCCGTAATGATGGGTTGGATATTGATCATATTCCTTCTAAGGCAGCGTTGAAATTGTTTTTAAAAAATAAGTTAGGTAAGGCTGCAACAGATAAAGACATAGATAAGATACTCAATAGTGGTGTATCCATAGCTATCCCTCATAGGGTTCACAGAGGCTATAGTGAAACTTATAAGGGCAGGAATACAAAGGCGAAACAAGTTAAAGACGCATCAGATATTAGAGTGGCGGTAGACAGTAATTTTGATGCTCAAGTTCCCGGCCTACGAGAAGAAGGCTATACAGATGATCAGTTGAACAAGGCACGAGAAGAATTACACCAACTGAATAAAGAACAAGGGTGGTATAAATAG